Below is a window of Musa acuminata AAA Group cultivar baxijiao chromosome BXJ3-11, Cavendish_Baxijiao_AAA, whole genome shotgun sequence DNA.
ATGCACGCTGGGATGGTGTGCCTTTCTTAGTAAAGACTGGAGTGGGCCTTATTAAACACAGGCAGGTGCTTTTATTTACATTGTGGTAGGAAGTAGTTTCCTTCTTTTGTTGATATTTTCATGGGTATAAATGAATTAGACCAATAcggagaaaagaaaataaaaaaccgCGTGCTTTGACTTCCTTCATTTCTTACCTTCTATAAAGTTTTTTCTAGTCTGGGATGTGATAAAAGGCATGGACTAAAGAAGATAGTTTCAAACTAGCTTGGTTTAATATctcaagacattaatactgcaacctaAGTTTTTATTATTGATAACAGTGAATTGCAAAAGAGGTGGCTTATGTTGTTATATTTAAAGAGGGAGAAAGATAATAATATATTGCTTTGACAAACAAAGATTTCTACCCATGTTGCTCAGAAACACCATCTGTCTCATTCACCATGAATTTTCTTCGGTGACTTCCTGACATGGATGATTGCAGTTTTGTTACTTGATCAGTTAGTCCTCATTTCAGGTATTTTATTGATTCATCACTATACATTACATTCTTGATAATGCATTTGTTGGGTACAGAGTTGAAATAAGGATCCAGTTTCACCACGTCCCTGGCAATTTGTACCGTGAATGCATTAGCCACAACATTGATCTCACAACAAACGAACTGATCCTACGGGATCAGCCAGATGAAGCAATTCTGTTAAAGGTCAATAATAAGGTTCCTGGACTCGGGTTGCAGCTGGATGCTTCTGAGTTAAACTTGCTCTACCGGGATAAGTAAAGGCCACATAATGTGATTCTGTGTCTATCTTCGCTTTACATAAAATGTTTGCTAAATCGATCTGTGTTTATCAGGTACAATGTGGAAGTACCCGATTCATATGAGCACCTTCTTCTGGATGTAATTGATGGAGACAACCATCTCTTTATGCGGAGCGACGAGTTGGAAGCTGCATGGAACATACTAACCCCAATTCTCGACAAAATTGAAGAGAACAAAGTGGTGCCGGAGCTCTATGAGATTGGGGGTCGGGGACCTGTTGGCGCTTATTATCTTGGTGCCAATCATGGAGTTCGTTGGGCTGATGACTAAACTCATCTTATTCTTCCATAATGGATCGAACATTCAACACACTCAGCGATTAGTCATTGGAGGTAAACGATACAAACATGCCTTCTCCCATGATGTTAGATCAACATATCACTTTTGTAAAGGAATGATGGATCGAAATTTTGTgacatctaatccaaattatttaataaatgatGTGGTCTTTGGTCTCTTTCCAGAATCAGAAACTGGACGTGAAGCTGTTTCCATCCTTTTTGAGGTCGCCTAGTTTCAGGACAAGTTTTCTTCACGTATCTACTTTGAAGGGATCCTTGAGCTTGCCAGGTTCGAGTCGTCTAGATTGTCTTTCTTATTGTATATATTGATCTTCTCCATGACTCCTCGCACTCCAGATGAGTTGGTAGTATCTTGTACTCACAGCTTACATGGTTATCCATTGTCATCTGCTCTGCTCCATTCTAGTGCACCCTTCCTCCTAGTCTTTTTTCCTTCGTCTTTTTTGTTGTATCAACACATAGTATATAAATCAAAATCTAATAATCAAAACTACAAATCTTGTCTagaatcattcaaaatatttttccttTATCCAACCACCATAAAACTTTGAGACGTACAAGATATTTAtaagataattaaataaaaaaatatttttattcttaaatttttttatttgaactTGGTACTTATGGTGCATATGTCATTTCTTAGAATAGGAGAATAGGAGGCGACAAACAAAAAGATTGTACCTTTTCTTCAACCTTTCTCCTGGTACAAGTTGACCGCTGCTCTTTTCCCTCATCTTTTTCTGGCTGCTTCTGGTCAACGACTAAAACTAGTTTCTCTTTTGCATAGCTTTCTCGCTACCGGACACAATGTTTGGATTAAAAGGCTTCTCCTCCGATACGATGTGGAAAGGCAACGCCCACGTTCCAAGCCATGTCATAGCACTTCAGTTGACCTCCAATCAGCCCCCCCGCCGTCGCAGACGGTTGACCTTTCGTTAGGCTCGCAACTCTCGTCACGAAGATACAGCAGGAAGGATCGGCGAACCTTCGCAAGGCATGGTTGGCATCATCGCACAACGTGCCGTCGGGCACCGATCACCGTACAATACTTGATCTGTGTCATGACGCATCACACTGCCTTCCTTGAAGCTTCCCATCCCATACTACTCGTCATCTCTACCTCTCCACCTCCACCGAGCCTACTTCGTCCCCATCGACGTTGAATCACGTTTGTGAACTCACTTGTTCCGATGACAAAAGGGATGAGAACACGCGCGTGCGTTGGACTTCCCATCAGGTGTCGAGAGCTTACTCGGATGTCACTATTCTCATGCAATTGGCCAAAATGCTCAACTAAAAGCACGAGGGAGACACTCAGGCGAAAAAGAGGAATCTGTGAGACAACCTCAGGATCACCCCAGTCGGTGGAGAACACTGGTTAAGAACGATCCTCTACGGTATCGATCTTGATCTCAACCCTTAATCACGATCTGATCATAGTGTCCTGTATCATCAATCAGACTTTATGCCTATCTTTTTAGAATTTGATAGGGATGAATCATGATACCCCCAACTTTTCTCGTTACCTACTACCTATGATCGTAAACAATAGGTCAGTCATATTACTTCCCAAAGTGTGTCTATACGATCCACTACTCATCGATTCTATAGTTGAAAAAATAAATCTAACTCTATATTAATGATTGACGGTATGGCCTAGGTTCACCGACCTTTTCTTTCGGACGAACAACAAGGAAACTATGCCCTACCTGACCCAAAGAAGCAAGGAAGTCTGATCGAAGGCGTCATCCCGATAGTCCTCAAACGCTACCCCTAGATGCATACACGGGCAAGTCGATCGCATTAAATGTTTTCATCACGTCAAGTAAGGGGGGACTTGATAGAGGCCCGTCTACTTCTTCAAGTACTCAAGTATAAAAATCATACCTTAGACTAAGTAGGGACAAGAAGATAAAAGAGATTCTTTACTCTCTTGATTACATTGGGAATACTATTATCTTTTTCCTCTGTTTTCCTAACTTAAGCAACGAAGGAGTCAAACCAAAATACCCCTAAAGTAGACCTATTGTGCAGGGTTGTTAATGTAGCCCGGAGGTACAGCTAGAAGGTTATCCAGTAAAAGAGACCACCTAGCTTCCAAACCAAGTTTTACCGTTCGAAAACTGAGTTATTTCTCGTGAACTATCTTTCTTTATAGCTTTCTTCATCCTTTTCGCAATGTCTGCTCTTTACATCAATCGAGAggatttagtaaaaaaaaaatttatactttTGATAAATAATTAATCGGACCGACTGATCTGTATGTATTAAAAGAACTCAAGAAGGCGATTGCACGAGTCTATAGAACAGATCTGTTTAAGGTCGAACATTATATTAAGCATGGACGACGTAATCATATGTAAAGTCAAACATACCTGACGCACATATCAATCCTCTTTAGATATGATTCTCCTAAAAGTCAATTCTTAGGGCTTTGACATCAGCATGCTACTCTGATCAAGATATCCACTGTATCCAACTTGCTATACGAACCATGCACATTTTCCTCGATTCCTAGTGTGGATGGCAATGGAGTCTCCGGGCCTTCACCGTAATGTTGCGTCGTCACCCACTTGAGAGCTAAAGAAGTCGGACGAAGACACGGCAGAATCACATGACGGAGAtagagagaaggagaagaaaagtCAAACTTCAAAGGACATGTACGCTGTTTGATTTCAGTCAAAAAGGCATGTGGTTTCAGTCAGAATCACATGACCATTGCGGCTCACTCCCTCCACACGTCTTTCCTACGCCTGCCATTCTATATAAGCTCAGCCCCGCTGCCGACCAGACTCCAATCCCGTCCCACTCCACCTCTCAGCTGCTGAACCTTTAGAGGACGATCACAGGACGTCGGAGGAGGCAATGGAGTTCATACCACGAAGCGAGGAGGAGATGGAGCTGAGAAGAGGAGCGTGGACTGCGGAGGAGGACCTCGTTCTGATGAACTATATCGCTCTTCATGGCGAGGGGCGATGGAGTTCCCTCTCTCGTCGCGCAGGTATCGATTCTTACAGACTTGTATAAGTACCATTGAGATGAAACAGGAATCGGTAATCTAACTCTCTGTTTCTCTCTCCCTTCTGCAATCTAACCATCAGGACTGAGGAGGACAGGGAAGAGCTGCCGGCTCCGGTGGCTCAACTACCTTCGACCCGACGTCCGGCGCGGCAACATCACGCCGGAAGAGCAGCTGCTCATCCTCGAGCTCCACTCTCGCTGGGGAAACCGGTAAGGCAGGGTGGCATCGACGCGAACGCTTTTGCAATTTAGACCCTGAATGACGGATAATTATATCTTGCAGGTGGTCTAAGATAGCGCAGTACTTGCCCGGGAGGACCGACAACGAGATAAAGAACTACTGGAGGACTAGAGTGCAAAAGCACGCGAAGCACCTCCACTGCGACGTCCACAGCAAGCAGTTCAAGGACGTCTTGCGGCACCTCTGGATTCCTCGCCTCGTCGAGAGAATCCAGGCGACTTCCGGCGACTCCCCTGCCGTTGCGTCTGCCGGTGCTGAAGCTCCGACGACTTTTGGCGGGCCGGTGAACGCCATCCCGGAGCTCGCGCAGGTGAAGATGAGCCCGGAGAGCTCGAGCACGGGCGGCTGGTCGTCGGTGGACTCATTTGGGTTGGATTTCTCGCCGCCTCCGGTCTCAAACGACTTCGGCGCCGGCATGCAGGGTGGTGAGGACATCATGGGCGTCGACGGCGTCACTGGATGCTGGTCGGAGTGCGGGTATTCTGATCTGGGGTTACCGGACTTCGACCAAAGCATATGGGAGGAGGAGTTGTGGAGCATGGAAGACACATGGCTTCAGCAACAGTtttaggaaggagaggaagaggcatatatatatatatatatatatatatatatatatatatatatatatatatatatataagatttttcaGACACTTTATCCATATATTCccatttttattattcttttttaacatgtaattaagTCTGAAATGAAGTTTTCAGATTTGAGATGAAGTTAactgataaaaataaaattgttctTATTTATTGTCTCAATAATTcttcaaaataacaaaaaaacacGAAGAAAATCTCGAGTCTCATTTACTTCTACTTTATCTCCAGACACGCATGAATGATATATAGAACACTTTTGGCTTATCTATTGCTGCGGAAGGGCACAATTAAGTGGAGGTCGCATCTGTTTCACTCTCATCATTAGTTGGCCACTTATACGTGCAATTGGAGAtaggcttatatatatatatatatatatatatatatatatatatatatatatatatactaagtaAAAGTTTAGGGCAACGATCACCCGAGGAGAACGTGTAGCAGAGGTTGACCGACACGTATGGGTCGCTGCTGACTGCCGCCGAGAACCTTCAGGACCCAGCTCACCCGGACCCACATGCACCCAAATCATTCACTAGCGGATCAGGTGGTGGGGCCCGCTAGCGACGCGCACGCCTAGGCATCCGCGGGCGTCCGAGCTGGCGATGGCGGCATGCGTTACGCGGGCGGGACTCGGGTTTCCCCTCGACGCGCCGGTCAAAACGGCTGGTTCGGTCAAAGGTCTGGTCTTCTGCTTCCTGCCTATTTCCCAGTGTGATTAGCCACCTCCGGCCATTTAATTCGAGGTTTGTTTGTAATTAGCCAATCAGGATCTGCCACGTGTTGCTATAAAGATTTCCCGTAAAAGTAAAGGAATTTTGATCTAATTTTCTAACAACAAAAGACATTTATTATGTCACATTCAAGTGACTCActcatattaattttatataataaccgTTTAGGTTTAGCTTTTGCATAAAGAACTATGTCTTCCAATAaaagaaatagaaaagaaaagaaaagaatgatgATGGCATTAAAAAGCAGTATATTAATGTGATGTAAAAGTTAAAAGGGAGGAAGGAAGAGAGCAGTGAAAGCTAAGAAATCCGAACGTAGGAAACGACCCTTCATCTCCATCAGCAGCGAAAGTCTTCGAGGTAGGACAGGCCAAGGTGGTGGTCAACTCACGGATGCATGTTAAGGCCACCACCACTACCATACGAAAGCCTTCCTTGATTAGATGTTGTCGCTGGACAAGCCCTAGTGGCTTGCAAAGGAAGTCTAAAGCCGAGGCTTCTGCCATGAATGCCCATCATCACCATACCCTTTTTTGTGTTCTTCCTTTCTGCCATCAAAATATCCCCATGATCTGTCCAATATTCCACTCTAAACCATGTTATATTGCCTGAGCTATCACCCTCTAAGTTTAATGGAGAAGACAAGCTCAACAttcgagagagagtgagagagagaggcagtGACATATTACTACTTGGAGCCATCATAATGTGAGATTATGTTCGAGAAAATGTCAATTGGTCATGTTACTAATGGAGAAGACAAGCTCAACAtacgagagagagtgagagagagagagagagaggcagtgaCATATTACTACTTGGAGCCATCATAATGTGAGATTATGTTCGAGAAAATGTCAATTGGTCATGTCATTTGAGATGACAAACTGTTATTGATCTTTGTCCATGTTATGCTGAGGCCATGGCCATGTCTTCGCAGTTGCAGAGACCAAGGTGGATCTCTCACGGTTCGGAAGGATCGGCGGCTATCACAGCTTCCATGGGCGAAGCTTTTCTGTGATTGCTGTTCTTCGCAACACAAACGTCCAAGAAAAGAGAAGGTAAATGGCGAGCTGAGGTCATTCTTTTCTCAGATAGGATCAAAACTCCTTTCACAACACACCAAAAGGCCTTTACCGAATAGAGTTGCAGTGGATACAGCGAAACCTAACATACAAAAGAAACGCAAATAATCCAACACTCTGTACATTGCGACAAACTCAACTGGTCACGAGAAGAATATTAGAGCCTGTGAGACGAAGGAAGCAGACGGCTGCAAGGCATATCTCCTCTGAACGCAAGATACAAAAACTAATTTTCATGGATGACGGAGTAGAAGGAAATACCCTAAATAGCTCAAGAGGGATAGACTGGAGAAGAGGGCAAGTGGGAAGCGAGAAGAGATGAAACGAAAGAACGGGTAAGAAGCCTCGGATGAAGAAGGAGAGGACGGCGAAGATCGACCGATTAGGTCTTACAAGGCCAAGAAAAGGTCTTACAAGGTCAAGAAGACTTGCAAGGGAAGAAATGAGGAGAAGGATTCAGGAGGGGAGAAGCTCAGCGAGGACAGCACCGTTCCGAAGCTAACAATAAGAAAGGTCAGCGAGGATAGAACCTTCGCTGTTGACTCCAAAGGCGAACCTTTCTTCTTCATGCAGCCAATCTGGTGCACTGCCGAGGATGATGACAGAACCGATGGCCGACGGCCCTCCCATTACAACCTGcaagtaaaagaagaaaagaaggtgaaGAAGCATAACAGGAGGAGAGGATCAACACATctatcatatatttctccccaccAAGTGATCCAAACCCTCGTCTTCCATTCTCCACATCTAGGGCTCGACCTGCAACAGCAAGAAGACGAGAGAATGAGAAAGGAGACATCATAAGTATCACGCCCATGCATCCACCTCGGCTCAAATTCTCTTGCTCGGATGCCTAACATACCTTTGAGCGAGGGAAGGATATCTACTAGCTGGCTGGCTTCAAGGGATGATAGGGAACATATATGGAGGATGTAAGGGCAGTAGGTGTTGATCTTTAACATCCTGGCTCGGCACGTGCTAACTGTAATCATGAAGTGTTGCCCTAATAAATAAATGATAATGCTATCACTTAGATCGACAAACACATGTTAAGACGAGGTGGGTACTGAGCACAAAGACTCTCACATGAGGGTACGTGCACCACGTAAAACAACGTTGTCGCTGTCTCTTTGAAGTTTGTACAGCTCAAGTTGAGACGATGACCCCTATTTAATGAGCCTTAATCTGTGCTCCATGGGGAAGTGGGAGACCGAGTGCACGCGTCGAGCACGAGATCGACAATAATGATCGACACGGCAAACCCCAGCACGGTCTTCAAAGCGAGGGAAGCCGAGACCGGTCATACGTATGTGATTCGTGCATGCATGTGGAGGAAGATACAGGTAGAACTTTTGATTCTAAAGATTTAGAGCTGTTGCGTAGTATTGCTTATAATAACAAGCTAATCATAGAGAGACAGAAAGAGGTCGATGTATGAGaaggaggggaagaagaagaagaagaagaagaagaaggcgccaTGTCCCCTATTAGTAACCAAAAGCTCCGATCTCCATCTGGGTTAGGCGGCACCGAAGGAAGCAAGCTCTAGACATCAATGAAACTTTCGCCAAGACAGTAAAGAGACAAAACCGATAAAAGAGCTTCATAATGACTTGCAGGTAAGAAGAAAACAACAGGTACTCGCTTGCACCACTGCATGAAAGGCTGTCATTTCATTCAAGTGTCAACCTTTATATCATAGATTTGAACTCTGACAGTGATCTCATGGTCCCTCAACCTTCCCTCCTTCCATCTCTctcacacagacacacacacaatCTGTCCCTGCTAGCCCTTGGTTTAATTCGCTCTTCCCGACGATTTAATTGCATGCCCTAGTTTGTGTGTTATCTGTTTCTGGCATTTTGCATCACTCACGTGAAGTTCATATCCAAACGCAGGTTTACTGACAGATTGACGGGGACCTGTCATGAGAATTAGGACCAGCTCCTTCAATGAACCTGATGATTTCTTTTGTTCTTCAGCTGCCAATTCTTGGGAGCTTCAGTGTGCTGCTGCATGCATGAAGGGTGAAAAGGGTGGCCTGTTTTTGATGTACTGTGCCTCAACTTACGACAACAGCTTAGTGATTTTTACTCAGCACAGACGATGATGTAAAGCATCATAGCTTTTAAATTGCATCATGTGCTCGGAGTGAAAGTGTTAATGGACGATGAGAAAGGATGCACTCTCTACTGCAAGTTTTATATATTCCTCCAAATATTACATCTCAGTATGTATATCACTATCCTCTAAATTCCATGTAGAAAACTCATGTTAATTACTTCTAACAGTGGTCAATATTAGTTCTTTCCATGTAGAAAACTCGATCTGATTTGCCTACGGCATGGATCGAGCCTGAATCAAACTCATATCGGTGCGCGGGCTCGCCGGACTGGATCCTCTTCGACTTTTTTTACTGGATCCCCAGAGTCGCCGCCGGCCTCGGTGTACACTGCGCCTACGTCAGCCTCGTCACCGCCACCGCCAACGCCTTCATGTGGCCAGCCTTCCTGCTCGCCATCGGCGACTGGGGCCACCGCGTGAAGCCCGAGGTGATGGCCACCCAGCCCCGCTGGACCCCTTTCCCCACCTCGCTGGCCTACCGCCGTCACGAGGCCTTGCAGGTGCTGCACGACATGGTCGAGCTCAGGGGCTTGGGCGTGTCCGGCGCGTTCCGGCTCGGGTCTTCCCTCTCCGGGTGCGACGTCGTGACCGTGCGTAGCTGCCCCGTGCTGGAGCCCGAGTGGCTCTCCCTCCTTGGCTGGCTTTGTGGCAAGCCGGTGCTCCCTCTCGGT
It encodes the following:
- the LOC135652082 gene encoding transcription factor MYB108-like — protein: MEFIPRSEEEMELRRGAWTAEEDLVLMNYIALHGEGRWSSLSRRAGLRRTGKSCRLRWLNYLRPDVRRGNITPEEQLLILELHSRWGNRWSKIAQYLPGRTDNEIKNYWRTRVQKHAKHLHCDVHSKQFKDVLRHLWIPRLVERIQATSGDSPAVASAGAEAPTTFGGPVNAIPELAQVKMSPESSSTGGWSSVDSFGLDFSPPPVSNDFGAGMQGGEDIMGVDGVTGCWSECGYSDLGLPDFDQSIWEEELWSMEDTWLQQQF
- the LOC135652316 gene encoding UDP-glycosyltransferase 91C1-like: MRKDALSTASFIYSSKYYISKTRSDLPTAWIEPESNSYRCAGSPDWILFDFFYWIPRVAAGLGVHCAYVSLVTATANAFMWPAFLLAIGDWGHRVKPEVMATQPRWTPFPTSLAYRRHEALQVLHDMVELRGLGVSGAFRLGSSLSGCDVVTVRSCPVLEPEWLSLLGWLCGKPVLPLGHFPPAAMKHDAAGSFTEGNDFFRWLGKREVRSVVYVSFGSELLRTREQAHTGGRRPRGFQPGAGNW